From Vanrija pseudolonga chromosome 1, complete sequence, a single genomic window includes:
- the DUSP23 gene encoding Dual specificity protein phosphatase 23 codes for MQLAPQGLSVAEYKGCLALLGPSLLSACERANAADGRGSHQPGTGPSSLLLPEQQQHVTLVTAAERKRHRIPVAGGGVPTQPTHPPPPHPAVSNVYVLYPAQERRRARFLTVVWAHGDAWRAAHGLPKKEYHITLSAEDDHGVPKGVGALASAHGADVVLEQLASLGETALDHASLACDDASFRAQIAERMVADFPDSYKGYARLAEASPDPKVSALSYACVAALNPALLGRAATQIAKLRDSVSYGAVVTATERDTLPPGLATHLLQPWPAALDAELAHVLWMHGTASRERQISAAGYELPRFFSWLYPGRVAGMSTPRRAADVDALATMGFTHVLTLTEETPLDEQWFRFVLEHVFVPVPNYHPPTIAEMDAIWGMVVAGGVWLVHCGGGVGRAGTVLACLIAMLGTGDEEGGEEVGVSSTPRLDAGTAIALLRRARPRSLETAQQEAFVASWISHRWKVVHASAAPLVEPVTLLGVEGDARAPITALFLIGRPGSGKSWLAAALAKRRGPKETVVISQDEAGSRAFCETQLSRAGNLPPDTLVILDRCNPSRVDRRAWLSLLSGRPCVAVYFDYPAALCKQRLDARLDHPTLRAGRGGNALAQMDREMEAPTLDEGWYSILTIASFPAARQAVQHITPDPPLLKFPRTPHLLNLGASTADDVVLGDFEELTGNLTIEEKIDGANMGISLDFNGVIRTQNRSHWVSSADHAQFKPLDSWVAAHEDALRRILGADAQFPERFILYGEWAVARHSIAYSALPGAFIAFDLYDRLEARFLSRGALTRVLAGSDIPQVPLIAETTRVTRAEVLELVQRTSAFTDGRVEGVYVRTEDDERRYTVGRGKVVRGDFIAGNEHWTRGPLVLNRFARD; via the exons ATGCAGCTAGCCCCCCAGGGGCTCAGCGTGGCCGAGTACAAGGGCTgtctcgcgctcctcgggcCCAGTCTCCTCTCGGCATGTGAGCGCGCGAATGCGGCTGATGGTCGGGGATCGCACCAGCCAGGCACGGGACCAAGCAGCCTTCTTCTTCCcgaacaacaacagcacGTTAcgctcgtcaccgccgccgaacgcAAGCGACACCGCATCCCGGtcgctggtggcggcgtccCGACGCAGCCGACGCACCCCCCGCCACCACACCCCGCCGTATCCAACGTCTACGTGCTCTATCCCGCGCAGgaacgccggcgagcgcgcttCCTCACGGTCGTCTGGGCACATGGGGACGCGTGGCGCGCAGCCCACGGGCTCCCGAAGAAGGAGTACCACATCACCTTGAGCGCAGAGGACGACCACGGCGTCCCGAAGGGCGTGGGTGCGCTGGCCAGCGCGCATGGCGCCGATgtggtgctcgagcagctcgcgaGCCTAGGCGAGACGGCGCTCGACcacgcctcgctcgcgtGCGATGACGCTTCCTTC cgcgcgcagatCGCAGAGCGCATGGTTGCAGACTTCCCAGACTCGTACAAGGGCTATGCGCGGCTAGCCGAGGCAAGCCCCGACCCGAAGGTATCTGCGCTGTCGTACGCGTGTGTGGCGGCGCTCAACCCCGCACTGCtgggccgcgccgccacccagatcgccaagctgcgcgacaGCGTGTCGTACGGCGCGGTGGTCACCGCCACCGAGCGCGACACGCTGCCTCCAGGCCttgccacccacctcctccagccgtggccggcggcgctggacgccgagctcgcccacgTCCTCTGGATGCAtggcacggcgtcgcgcgagcgccagATCTCCGCGGCGGGGTACGAGCTcccgcgcttcttctcgtGGCTGTACCCCGGGCGTGTAGCGGGCAtgtcgaccccgcgccgcgcagccgacgtcgacgcgctcgccacaATGGGCTTCACGCACGTCCTCACCCTCACGGAGGagacgccgctcgacgagcagtgGTTCCGCttcgtgctcgagcacgtctTCGTCCCTGTGCCCAACTACCATCCGCCGACAATCGCCGAGATGGACGCCATCTGGGGCAtggtcgtcgctggcggcgtgtggcTCGTGcactgtggcggcggcgtcgggcgcgccggcaccgtgCTGGCGTGCCTCATTGCCATGCTCGGCAcgggggacgaggagggcggggaggaggtcggcgtgaGCTCGACACCGCGGCTGGACGCCGGCACGGCCATCGCGCTCCTCCGGCGCGCTAGGCCCCGCTCCCTCGAGACGGCGCAGCAGGAGGCGTTTGTCGCCAGCTGGATCTCACACCGGTGGAAAGTGGTgcacgcgagcgccgcgccgctcgtggAACCAGTCaccctgctcggcgtcgagggcgacgctcgcgcaccCATCACTGCGCTTTTCCTCATCGGCCGGCCGGGGTCAGGCAAGTCGtggctcgctgctgcgctggcCAAGCGGCGCGGGCCCAAGGAGACGGTCGTCATCTCGCAGGACGAGGCGGGCTCGAGGGCCTTCTGCGAGACGCAGCTGTCGCGGGCGGGCAACCTACCGCCCGACACTCTGGTCATCCTCGACAGGTGTAACCCGTCCCGCGTGGACCGGAGGGCCTGGCTCAGCCTCCTGTCAGGGAGGCCTTGCGTGGCGGTGTACTTTGACTATCCGGCCGCGCTGTGCAAGCAGCGGCTCGATGCTCGGCTCGACCACCCGACACTGCGCGCAGGGCGCGGCGGGAACGCGCTTGCCCAGATGGACAGGGAGATGGAGGCAccgacgctcgacgagggctgGTACTCCATCCTCACCATTGCCAgcttccccgccgcccgccaagcAGTGCAGCATATTACACCCGACCCCCCGCTGCTCAAGTTTCCTCGCACGCCGCACCTGCTCAACCTgggcgcgagcacggccgacgacgttgtGCTGGGCGACTTTGAGGAGCTCACCGGCAACCTGACGATCGAGGAGAAGATTGACGGCGCAAACATGGGCATCAGCCTCGACTTCAACGGCGTGATTCGAACCCAGAACCGCAGCCACTGGGTCTCGTCGGCCGACCATGCGCAGTTCAAGCCGCTCGACAGCTGGGTCGCAGCACACGAGGATGCGCTGCGCCGTATCCTCGGTGCCGACGCGCAGTTTCCAGAGCGGTTCATCCTGTATGGCGAGTGGGCGGTTGCGCGCCACTCGATCGCGTACTCTGCTCTGCCCGGCGCGTTCATCGCGTTCGACCTGTACGACCGTCTCGAGGCGCGCTTTCTCTCGCGAGGCGCCTTGacccgcgtcctcgccggctcTGATATCCCTCAGGTCCCCCTCATTGCTGAGACGACGCGGGTGacccgcgccgaggtgctcgagctcgtacaGCGCACGAGTGCGTTCACCGACGGCCGCGTGGAAGGAGTGTACGTCcgcaccgaggacgacgagcgccgatACACGGTAGGCAGGGGCAAGGTCGTGCGCGGCGACTTTATCGCCGGCAACGAGCACTGGACAAGAGGCCCGCTCGTGCTCAATAGATTTGCTAGAGACTAG
- the set5_1 gene encoding SET domain-containing protein 5, with the protein MTNDELGLERKPTPSQLAPQIPLPSFHGARIIVGKNGERGPRRWHLASSPSPPPSSDMAATYAPGLHMLSTQHHTKQAPVAKRLRAEPPRPNAHKRPADSDELTTPPERRVWPLTQHAIARHNAEATKEAEPVSAPPQATPAWVIKPSKTGLGMYATATLYATDTILSEDPLLMTRRGATPGDVRAQLRFAPSENWLELLNLCVGAGDGEPRAAIECLLDTNGIPCASEDGDNPPYGIFKAASRINHSCTPNAGWYWCSVKKTLLVVAYRKIRKGEEITASYLPPEALCASRAERRERIQLGFGFECACAACGVTSSKDSDLQRAVIARVLAAGKYMDPWVSGHLTSVSHAKAAIAAMRAEALWPVAAELRMLEYYVHAAWREDAHAEEAAKNALAALAAVRGWRAARKHFVAQFVKDVTCWASYGVCKSAPK; encoded by the exons ATGAccaacgacgagctcggcctcgagcgcaagcCTACGCCCTCCCAGCTCGCTCCCCAGATCCCCCTGCCGTCGTTCCACGGCGCAAGGATCATAGTGGGCAAgaacggcgagcgcggccctAGGCGCTGGCACCTCgcttcgtcgccgtcgccgccgccttcctcggaCATGGCGGCGACGTACGCGCCGGGGCTGCACATGCTCTCAACCCAGCACCACACCAAGCAAGCACCTGTGGCGAAGCgtctccgcgccgagcctcCCCGGCCCAACGCGCACAAGCGccccgccgactcggacgagctCACCACGCCGCCCGAGCGCCGCGTGTGGCCGCTCACGCAGCACGCTATTGCGCGTCacaacgccgaggcgaccAAGGAAGCCGAGCCAGTGAG cgcgccgccgcaggctACGCCTGCCTGGGTCATCAAGCCCAGCAAGACCGGCCTGGGGATGTACGCCACCGCGACGCTCTACGCGACCGACACCATCCTCTCCGAGGACCCGCTGCTCAtgacgcgccgcggcgcgacgccaggcgacgtgcgcgcgcagctccgCTTCGCGCCGTCGGAGAACtggctcgagctgctcaaccTGTGCGTCggggccggcgacggcgagccgcgcgcggcgatcgaGTGCCTGCTCGACACGAACGGCATCccgtgcgcgagcgaggacggcgatAACCCCCCCTACGGCATCTTCAAGGCTGCGTCGCGCATCAACCACTCGTGTACGCCGAACGCGGGGTGGTACTGGTGCAGCGTGAAGAAGACTTTAC tcgtcgtcgcgtacCGCAAGATCaggaagggcgaggagatcACCGCGAGCTACCTCCCGCCCGAGGCGCTCTGTGCCTCGCGCgcggagcggcgcgagcgtaTCCAGCTGGGCTTCGGCTTCGAGTGCGCGTGCGCTGCGTGCGGCGTCACGTCGTCCAAGGACTCGGACCTGCAGCGTGCCGTCATCGCCCGTGTGCTAGCCGCGGGGAAGTACATGGACCCGTGGGTGTCGGGGCACTTGACCTCGGTGAGCCACGCAAAGGCCGCCATCGCGGCCATGCGTGCCGAGGCGCTGtggcccgtcgccgccgagctgcgcatGCTCGAGTACTACGTGCACGCTGCGTggcgcgaggacgcgcacgccgaggaggcggcgaaGAATGCgcttgccgcgctcgcggccgtgcgcggctggcgcgccgcgagaaAGCACTTTGTCGCGCAGTTCGTCAAGGACGTGACGTGCTGGGCTAGCTACGGGGTGTGCAAGTCCGCGCCGAAGTGA
- the set5_0 gene encoding SET domain-containing protein 5 — protein sequence MALKRVRRRDPDSPASSPGPGSDEGSYFELTGGAAEIECTGRKSPPRDTTQPPPAKRRWTGSGPTPTPAPIPAPKHPPYELFWTGAPRAGMKPPPQPAPTPAAAPAPAPYPTPRPTASPSSSPATLPSSDLPSFGEGSHVGPAPPSPPSMANDEDAPVIPPDPDDLPPRLPCRGHGLRATRKIKRGTVIVSERPFIQIRYPINDDAVRAAFNALPDDDKIEFLSFSAVAKEGEELLVFQDIFDTNSLPCTATDERDKLLMGEASDDEAEHRAGMFKTICRTNHSCAPNAEYQWVEGRKDLILYALATIQEGEEITASYLCVLRQETLLPHAERRALIKQRLLFDCRCDVCSLSPEQIKELDAVYTHARERLRRWEQLSSQDYVANNVAETERTIRVLKEKRQFTFLNDAYDALFYTHAVWGREAEARDAARHGLAELRVKLGAEARDWPVASWAEDPKSHEDWDLANREPPSVRAPSLGPLTQHQSGESRTQDDGEWEGSDDEEDSADERSQRAIRKRLQAKELKDRQRQERAARRRGGGRAQH from the exons ATGGCACTCAagcgcgtccgccgccgcgacccagACTCACCCGCTTCCTCTCCCGGCCCCGGCTCCGACGAGGGCAGCTACTTCGAGctcaccggcggcgccgccgagatcgagtGCACCGGGCGGAAATCGCCGCCCCGCGACACTACACAACCGCCGCCTGCCAAGCGCCGCTGGACAGGCTCAGGCCCAaccccgacgccggcaccgaTACCGGCACCCAAGCACCCTCCCTACGAGCTCTTCTGgactggcgcgccgcgcgctggcatgaaaccaccaccacaacctgCCCCGACGCCCGCTGCAGCCCCCGCGCCAGCCCCATACCCCACcccgcggccgacggcgtcgccgtcgtcttcccCCGCCACGCTGCCTTCCTCCGACCTTCCTTCCTTCGGCGAGGGATCACACGTCGGCCCAGCACCACCGTCCCCGCCGAGCAtggccaacgacgaggacgcccCCGTCATAccccccgaccccgacgactTACCGCCTCGCTTACCTTGCCGAGGCCACGGCCTACGCGCCACTCGCAAGATCAAGCGGGGCACCGTGATCGTCTCAGAGCGCCCGTTCATCCAGATCAGGTACCCGATaaacgacgacgccgtgaGGGCGGCATTCAACGCGctccccgacgacgacaagatcGAGTTCctgtccttctcggccgtcgcgaaggaaggcgaggagctcctcgtGTTCCAGGACATCTTTGACACCAACTCGCTGCCGTGCACCGCAACTGATGAGCGCGACAAGCTCCTgatgggcgaggcgagcgacgacgaggcggagcacCGGGCCGGCATGTTCAAAACCATTTGCCGCACCAACCATTCCTGTGCGCCGAATGCGGAATACCAATGGGTTGAAGGGCGGAAAGACCTCA TTCTCTACGCTCTCGCCACCATccaggagggcgaggagatcACGGCGTCGTATCTTTGCGTCCTGCGGCAAGAGACCTTACTcccgcacgccgagcggcgcgcgctcatCAAGCAGCGGCTCCTCTTCGACTGCCGGTGCGACGTGTGCTCGCTCAGCCCAGAACAGATCAAGGAGCTGGACGCGGTGTACACCCACGCGCGGGAGCGGCTGAGACGGTGGGAGCAGCTGTCGAGCCAGGACTATGTGGCCAACAACGTCGCCGAGACGGAGCGCACGATCCGCGTGCTCAAAGAGAAGCGCCAGTTCACCTTCCTGAACGACGCGTACGACGCGCTGTTCTACACGCACGCCGTATGggggcgcgaggccgaggcgcgtgacgccgcgcggcacgggctcgccgagctcagAGTCAagcttggcgccgaggccagggACTGGCCCGTGGCCTCGTGGGCAGAAGACCCGAAATCACACGAGGACTGGGACCTCGCGAACCGCGAGCCGCCGAGCGTACGTGCGCCGTCGTTGGGCCCACTGACTCAACATCAGAGCGGCGAAAGCCGCACTcaggacgacggcgagtgggaggggtccgacgacgaggaagactcggccgacgagcgcagccagcgcgcgaTCCGCAAGCGCCTgcaggccaaggagctcaaggaccgTCAGCGGCAGGAgcgtgccgcgcggcgccgcggcggcggccgggcGCAGCATTAG
- the bmt5 gene encoding 25S rRNA (uridine-N(3))-methyltransferase, whose translation MAKGRLRASLAGHQANTAYAAKQAKAAAAAKVKAAASKIALPERKALKKQRQLREQRERAGESGEATIPFARDDTVLLLGEANFSFAHALVVGRGHPAHLVCATAFDSEEETYEKYPDAAAHVAALRKAGSRVAFNVDAGALDRAHKVVGKGRRWSRVVFNFPHAGSGITDQDRNVRDNQVLLLRALASVWPLLTEGPSSFPMPVKKGKKKVVVQLRGKNNRPPRVRAPSPPSDDEGELPDIEGDDEDKATPVAASFTPPLRQGSFLVTLLNQEPYTRWELQRLATKPPPAQTDSRKPQPRYRLLRSFEFVPSAWPGYAHRRTIGWREGLSKANNEEIVGRVGKARTWEFACWDGPEEE comes from the coding sequence ATGGCAAAGGGACGACTCCGCGCCTCGCTCGCAGGACACCAGGCGAACACGGCCTACGCGGCCaagcaggccaaggcggccgcggcagccaaggtcaaggcggCTGCGTCCAAGATCGCCCTCCCCGAGCGCAAGGCACTCAAGAAGcagcgccagctgcgcgagcagcgcgagcgtgccggcgagagcggcgaAGCAACAATACCCTTCGCGCGGGACGACAcggtgctcctcctcggcgaggccaaCTTCTCGTttgcgcacgcgctcgtcgtcggccgcgggcaccccgcccacctcgtCTGCGCGACCGCCTTCGACTCGGAGGAGGAGACATACGAGAAGTACccggacgccgcggcgcacgtcgccgcgctccggAAGGCCGGATCCCGTGTCGCGTtcaacgtcgacgccggtgcGCTCGACCGCGCGCACAAGGTCGTCGGCAAGGGCCGGAGGTGGTCGCGCGTCGTCTTCAACTTCCCCCACGCGGGCTCGGGCATCACCGACCAGGACCGCAACGTGCGGGATAACCAGGTGctcctgctgcgcgcgctcgcgagcgtgTGGCCCCTGTTGACTGAGGGGCCCTCGTCGTTCCCCATGCCGGTCAAGAAGGGGAAGAAGAAGGTCGTCGTCCAGCTGCGCGGCAAGAACaaccgcccgccgcgagtGCGtgcgcccagcccgccgtcggatgacgagggcgagctgcccgacattgagggcgacgacgaggacaaggcgacgcccgtcgccgcgagcTTTACCCCGCCCCTCCGCCAGGGCTCGTTCCTCGTCACGCTGCTCAACCAGGAGCCGTACACGCGCTGGGAGCTCCAGCGCCTGGCCACCAAGCCCCCGCCTGCGCAGACCGACAGCCGCAAGCCGCAGCCCCGCTaccgcctcctccgctcGTTCGAGTTCGTGCCCTCCGCCTGGCCGGGGTACGCGCACCGCCGGACAATCGGCTGGCGCGAGGGCCTTAGCAAGGCCAACAACGAGGAGATTGTTGGGCGCGTTGGCAAGGCCAGGACGTGGGAGTTTGCGTGCTGGGACGggcccgaggaggagtag
- the PDX1_0 gene encoding putative pyridoxal 5'-phosphate synthase subunit PDX1, with protein sequence MSSEPTIVGAPAAANGASTPSFPARSAGTAAAGTPNFGVKSGLASMLKGGVIMDVMNVEQAKIAEEAGACAVMALERIPANIRRDGGVARMSDPGMIKEIINAVSIPVMAKCRIGHTVEAQILQAVGVDYIDESEVLTMADDQHHIGKHAFKVPFVCGCKNLGEALRRISEGAAMIRTKGEAGTGDVVEAVKHQRAVMADIRRAAAMSDDELYAFAKEIQAPYHLLKETARLKRLPVVSFAAGGVATPADAALMMQLGCDGVFVGSGIFLSGDPAKRARAIVQAVTHYNNPQVLAEISENLGEAMVGISVKDEVKTGKETAYSQRGN encoded by the exons ATGTCCTCCGAGCCTACCATCGTCGgcgcccccgctgccgctaACGGCGCTTCGACCCCCTCGTTCCCCGCCCGCTCCGCtggcaccgccgcggccggcacgCCCAACTTTGGCGTCAAGTCGGGCCTCGCCTCGATGCTCAAGGGCGGTGTCATCATGGACGTCATGAacgtcgagcaggccaagattgccgaggaggccggcgcctgcgccgtcaTGGCTCTTG AGCGTATCCCCGCCAACATCCGTCGCGACGGTGGTGTCGCCCGCATG TCCGACCCCGGCATGATCAAGGAGATCATCAACGCCGTCTCGATCCCCGTCATGGCCAAGTGCCGTATCGGCCACACTGTCGAGGCCCAGATCCTccaggccgtcggcgtcgactaCATTGAC GAGTCCGAGGTCCtcaccatggccgacgacCAGCACCACATCGGCAAGCACGCCTTCAAGGTCCCCTTCGTCTGTGGCTGCAAGAACCTCGGCGAGGCTCTCCGCCGTATCTCCGAGGGTGCTGC TATGATCCGCACCAAGGGTGAggccggcaccggcgacgtcgtcgaggccgtcaagcaCCAGCGCGCCGTCATGGCCGAcatccgccgcgccgccgccatgtcggacgacgagctctaCGCCTTCGCCAAGGAGATCCAGGCTCCCTACCACCTCCTCAAGGAGACTGCCCGCCTCAAGCGTCTCCCCGTCGTCTCGTTCGCCGCCGGTGGTGTCGCCACCCCCGCTGACGCTGCTCTCATGATGCAGCTCGGCTGCGACGGTGTCTTCGTCGGCTCGGGTATCT TCCTCTCGGGCGACCCCGCCAAGCGTGCCCGCGCCATCGTCCAGGCCGTCACCCACTACAACAACCCCCAGGTTCTTGCCGAGATCTCGGAGaacctcggcgaggccatGGTCGGTATCTcggtcaaggacgaggtcaagACCGGCAAGGAGACTGCCTACTCGCAGCGCGGCAACTAA
- the gap1 gene encoding GTPase-activating protein: MAALTMTAPGTPLSPLGTLGAATSSTPSLPSTIAIGAVAPKGAGGRPATSAGAPGADPSGSGAGSPTRRITNRMTNRYSVNAMYSLAAEQDVEVEDELARAQKRLRDLKTRISSQSKKNFVLERDVRYLDSRIGLLIQNRIAADEKRQVQETLEDVNEEGGAFPDSRKLSQYSNLFFLLQSEPRHVASLCRLVSLTEIDTLLQTVMFTLYGNQYEQREEHLLLTMFQSVLAAQFESTTEFGSLLRANTPVSRMMTTYTRRGPGQAYLKDVLSERINSLIAHKDLNLEINPLKVYEQMIQQIEEDTGALPPSLPRGVPAEVAAANVDVQAIIQPRLTMLMEIADTFLATIMDSIELVPYGIRWICKQIRSLTRRKYPDATDASMCSLIGGFFFLRFINPSIVTPQAYMLVTETPARHPRRTLTLIAKMLQNLANKPSYSKEEYMMSLNPFVEQNKTTINQFLNNLCEVGDFYESLEMDQYMALTKKDLSISITLNELYNTHALFQHHIDTLSLNDRHHLRVLLDELGPAPAQVPRAENKSFQLSLYSRWETPIQDLSTALVSDSVTQNDLHFMETKSIFVQLLRSMPQLADRRPIDLPALAERAATSKDPVLVRRGIKVQNLLSELEAAGVVDKGDHYKILQDEVSMEMVHLGNAREKVILETRSLEAVYRTICDHNNYLRSQIEQYKAYLVNSRMMMSKDKGSGGVGVVSVNGKERKLGRAQSLGPYRFTHSQFEKEGIIMESNVPENRRANIFFNIASPTPGTFLIALHFKGREKPILEMDLKIDDLLEKQKDNDATLDLEYVQLNVPKVLALFNKLFAKRK; this comes from the exons ATGGCCGCGCTAACCATGACCGCTCCGGGCACGCCCCTCTcgccgctcggcacgctcggcgccgcgacatCCTCGACCCCCTCACTCCCTTCGACCATTGCCATCGGTGCCGTCGCCCCCAaaggcgccggcgggcggcctGCAACGTCGGCAggcgcgcctggcgccgATCCTTCGGGCTCGGGGGCAGGCTCACCCACCAGGAGAATAACCAACAGGATGACAAACCGCTACAGCGTCAACGCCATGTactcgctcgcggccgagcaggacgtcgaggtcgaagaCGAGCTTGCCCGCGCCCAAAAGCGCCTCCGCGACCTCAAGACGCGTATCAGTAGCCAGAGCAAGAAGAACTTTGTTCTCGAACGAGACGTCCGATACCTCGACTCGCGCATCGGCCTGCTCATCCAGAACCGCATCGCCGCAGATGAAAAGCGTCAAGTACaggagacgctcgaggacgtcaaCGAGGAGGGTGGAGCCTTCCCAGACTCGCGCAAGCTATCACAATACAGCAACCTCTTTTTCCTCCTCCAGTCGGAACCACGGCACGTTGCTTCATTGTGTCGCTTGGTATCCTTAACGGAAATCGACACGCTCCTGCAGACCGTCATGTTCACGCTGTACGGAAACCAGTACGAGCAGCGTGAAGAGCACCTGCTGCTCACAATGTTCCAA AGCGTCCTTGCTGCGCAGTTTGAGAGCACCACCGAGTTTGGATCCCTCCTCCGTGCCAACACCCCCGTCTCCCGCATGATGACCACCTacacgcgccgagggccaggtCAGGCCTACTTGAAGGACGTCCTGTCGGAGCGGATCAACTCGCTCATTGCGCACAAGGATCTCAACCTCGAGATCAACCCACTCAAG GTGTACGAGCAAATGATCCAGCAGATCGAGGAGGACACGGGCGCCCTCcccccgtcgctgccgcgtggtgtccccgccgaggtggcggccgCCAATGTCGACGTCCAGGCCATTATCCAGCCTCGTCTGACAATGCTCATGGAGATTGCAGACACCTTCCTGGCAACCATCATGGACTCGATCGAACTCGTGCCCTATGGTATCCGCTGGATCTGCAAGCAGATTCGATCTCTCACCAGACGAAAGTACCCCGACGCGACAGACGCGTCCATGTGCTCGCTCATCGGcggcttcttcttcctccgtTTCATCAACCCGTCCATTGTCACTCCACAGGCCTACATGCTTGTCACCGAGACTCCCGCCAGACACCCCCGAAGAACGTTGACATTAATCGCAAAAATGCTCCAAAACTTGGCTAACAAGCCAAGTTACTCCAAGGAGGAGTACATGATGTCGCTCAACCCCTTTGTCGAGCAGAACAAGACGACCATCAACCAGTTCCTCAACAACCTctgcgaggtcggcgacttTTACGAGTCGCTCGAGATGGACCAGTACATGGCCCTGACCAAGAAGGACCTCTCCATCTCGATCACCCTGAACGAGCTCTACAACACACACGCCCTGTTCCAGCATCACATTGACACCTTG TCACTCAATGACCGTCATCATTTGCGCGTGCTCCTGGACGAGCTCGgacccgccccagcccaagTACCGCGTGCAGAGAACAAGAGCTTCCAGTTGTCCCTCTACTCACGATGGGAGACGCCCATTCAGGACCTGTCGACTGCACTCGTGTCAGACAGTGTCACGCAAAACGACCTGCACTTTATGGAAACAAAGTCCATCTTTGTCCAGCTGCTGCGTTCCAtgccccagctcgccgacagAAGACCCATCGACCTGCCAGCATTGGcagagcgcgccgccacgtCCAAGGACCCCGTGCTCGTCCGCCGTGGTATCAAGGTCCAGAACCTGctctccgagctcgaggctgcCGGCGTTGTTGACAAGGGTGACCACTACAAGATCCTACAGGACGAAGTGTCGATGGAGATGGTCCACCTCGGTAACGCCCGCGAAAAGGTCATTCTCGAGACCCGCTCCCTCGAGGCCGTGTATCGCACCATCTGCGACCACAACAACTACCTCCGGTCACAGATTGAGCAGTACAAGGCCTACCTCGTCAACTCACGCATGATGATGTCCAAGGACAAGGGGTCCGGCGGTGTGGGCGTCGTCAGCGTCAACGGCAAGGAGAGAaagctcggccgcgcccaGTCGCTCGGCCCGTACCGCTTTACGCACTCTCAGTTTGAGAAGGAGGGAATTATCATGGAGAGCAACGTGCCGGAGAACAG GCGCGCAAACATCTTCTTCAACATTGCATCCCCCACGCCTGGGACCTTCCTCATCGCGCTTCACTTCAAGGGGCGCGAGAAGCCCATTCTCGAGATGGACCTCAAGATCGACGACCTGCTTGAGAAGCAAAAAGACAATGACGcgacgctcgacctcgagtaTGTCCAGCTCAACGTGCCCAAGGTGTTGGCACTCTTCAACAAG CTCTTTGCGAAGCGCAAGTAA